ACCTCTCCTCTGGTTTTCCAGCTCCCACCTCTACCTCCTTCccgcaaacaaaaacaaaacaaaatgaaacaaaactcttATCCCTAAAATAATCAGTGATATTTTCCAAGAGTCAGGTCATGTTATGCCCCTGCTCAAAGACCTCCAGTCACATACCACACTTTGGATAAAGTTCAAAATCCTCACCCACCTGTTCCTATCCTTTCTTATGTCTCAGGTTTTaccccctcccctaccccaccctAACTCTCTGATCCAGCTATAGGCCTGGACTAGCACTTGCCGATTGCTGCTCAGGGCCTTTGCAAGGCTGTTCCTCCTACATGACTCAAGCCCTCACTTCCTTGTCTTCACTTCACTGCCTGCACCTCAGGCAGCCCCTCCCTGACCTCCTGATCTGAATTATCCACCCCATCCTCTCAGTCACAGACATCCTTCTGTGCTCCCACATgctaatgatttttctttctagaatgtATCACTACTGGCATTACACTGCACAATGGTTTATTTGATTattgctttgtctctctcagtAGAATAGAGgcatggggaggagagggaatctCCTCTCCTCACAGACCTGTGCCCAGCATCTAGATGGTCTCCTAGAAGGTACAAGGGTTGCTCCAGgactgcctgctctgcctgctccttGGGTCTCTCAGCCTGGAATGGGCATTGGGGCATGAACATCAGCAGCTAAGTGACTTGGGACAAGTCTCTCCATTCTGTGTCAGCGTCTCCTCTCTGTGTAATAGTACTGGGCCCCAGGAGTGGCCATGGTGCATGGTACTGCAACCCGGCCCCAGCAGTCTCCTCGGCCACCTTGCAGGGTCCTTTGCGGGGTGAGAGGAAGCCACCGTTTTCCGGGCACCCGGACATGCCCGAGTCCTCGTCCCCAAGGTGCTGTGAAGACCGAGGCCTAGAAACGTGTGTGCTGCGGGGTCCGGTCGAGTCGTGGCCCTGAGGGGGACACCTCTGGCATGGTGCCCGCCTGGTGTTCGGGCAGGGCAACCTGCCGGGCAGAGTCTGGTGGTCAGAGCACCCCCGTCCTTACCCTGGCGTTGACTTTGGGGGATCGAGAACAGCCCACGGGGGGCCCGTGGGTGCCCCGGAAATCCGCCATTGCAGCCCACTGGGGGTGGGGCGGCCCGCACCCGAGTGAAAGTCTGGGGGCGGGGCCCGCGCTGCGAGGGAAGGGCCTCCGGGGGCTGGGCctagggctggaggaggggccgGGGTCTGGGGGAAGGGGATAGAGGGGGCGGGTGGGAGGGGGCGGGACCCGGGGGCTCGGGGGATTAGGGCGTGGCAcctgccagcagccccagcagcagcGCCCCCGCCAGCAGCGGCAGCGACAGAGGCGCACCGGCCGGGCCGGGGGGCGCGGCGTCGTTGGGGGAGGCCGAGGGCGGCAGGCCGCAGTCGGTGTAGGGCTCGAGGCAGGCGGCGAAGGCCATGACGTGCGCCACGAAGCTCTGCTCCTGCACGCCGTGCACCAGGTGCGCCTGCGGGCCGCGCGCGAACACCGCCACGTCTTCGCCGCCGTGAGTCTCGGAGGCAAGGGGCGCCACGGCCTGCTGCTTGTAAGTGGGGTCCCCTGGCCGGAGAGTGGGGCTTCAGGGCAGGCAGGGCGGGCGGCCTCCCTCTCCCGCGAGCTACCCACCATGCCGGcctcctgccccccctccccgcccccccctccccgcccctaaGGACCGCCCCGCCTCCCCGCGGCGCTCACTGCTCTGGCTGTCCTTGACGTTGGGCCGGGGGGTCCCCGTGAGCGCGTATAGGCCGCCCGGGCCGTTGCCGTAAAGGATGGAGGTGTAGGTCTTGTTGTCTAGGGCTATGCTGGGGGCCAGCCCTGCAGGGGGGAAGGGACCTGCTGAGCACCCCCACCGCAGTGAGGGCCCCCTGCGTGCCCAGCCCAGTCCTCACAAGGCCCCGATGAGACGGTGGCTACTACTCCATttgacaggtgaggaaactgctACTCAGAGCCATTTCTGCCATATAATCTGGGAAACAGCTCTGGCTACCGCAAATGGAGCGCCCTGCCTACCGAAAATGGAGCTCCCCCGCAGTGTGTAGCCACCAAAAGAGAAGACGTGAGAGTGGTCAGCGGTGACAAGGGTCAGGGTGTCCTGCTCGCTTGTGATCTGGCTGGCCTTGTCGATGGCGGAATCAAACATGACCGCCTCTGTCAGTGCCAGATAAGCCGTGCCGTCATGATGACCGTGGTCGATGCGGCCTCCTGCAAGCAGGGCACATGGAAGGCGGACAGTCCCCAGCTGCCCTGACCAGTCCCACTCCTCTGATCTGCAAGGGGCTGCTGCTCACCCTCCACGAAGAGGTAGAAGCCACGGGGGTTCCTGCTTAGCAGGCGCACTGCCACCTCTGTCATCTCCATCAGGGACGGGTCCTGGGTTGTGTTTCGGTAGATATCATACTTTGTGTCTCCCGGCTCGAAGAGGCCTGTGGGAAGGGGGGCCAGTGGTGActggctggggagtggggagagtccaTGACCTGAACATCTGCGTTATCTTTGGCTTTCTGGGGACCAGGGAGGCAAGGGTGGGGAAAGTGGGGGTATCTGGGGTCATTACCCATGAGGTGTGTTACAGAGGGGTCCTGGGATGCCTCCATGAGCGCCGAGCGATTCCACACATACCGGGCACCCTGGGAGGGGCAGAACTGAGACTCAGTCCATAGCCCTCTGATCCTTGTCCCTGCTGTACCCCTTGCACCTCCAGGCCCCCATCACCTGGTACTTGGCCAGCCACTCCTGCACCAAGTTCCGCCCATCCAACCTGACTCCGTTCTGTCTGGTGTCACTTGGATACTCAGGGTCTGGAGTCCCCTTGGGGAACATGTACTTTCGGCCTCCACCCAGGATCACCTGTGGCCAAAGGATTGGGCAGGTGGGATTGGGCCCTGGCTGGCCCTTTGCTCCCTTCTCTGACAGCCCCTAGTGCCCCGACCAGGTCTGTGGGTATGGCCTAGGCCCAGCTGTACTttctccaccacccccccccccttccccaagcCCCTGGAGACCCTGCCAGGCCCCAGAGCTCAGGCTGTCAGTGACTGGGACTGTGGTCCCTATGGGCACCTCGCCTCCCACCCTTGCCCTTCATGTCCCACATCAATGTCCACATTGGAGATGAGCTGCTGGGCGATGTCCTGGCATCCCTCCTCCAGCGCCTTGGTGGGCATGTCGCTGTCTGAGTACCAGTTGCGGTTCACTACATGGGCGTATGTGCCAGCTGGGGAGGCGTGCTGCACTCTCGTGGTGGTCACCACCCCGACTGACTTCCCTGTGGGGGGCAGAGGTCAGCATGAGTCCCTGAGGTCTCTGATCCTGCCTCTGCCCATGAAGCTGGCCCCAAGCCCACCTGCTTTCTTGGCCCGCTTCATTACGGAAGTGACTTCATTGCCCCTCGTTGTCTTGCACTGGTTCAAGCGGGCGGCTGCACTCACACCAATGGTCTGGTAGTTGGCCTTGACCCCGCACAGGTAGGCTGTGGCTGTGCCTGCACTGTCTGGCACCTGTCTGTCCACGTTGTACGTCTGGGGACAGAGATGCCCTCAGGTTCTGACACCGACAGATGCCCAAGATCCTACCCAGGCCCCAGGGCCCACCCTCGCTGCCCTAGTGCCCCCAAATTCAGTCTCCAGATCTCCTGGGGCCTCCCCTCCTGCCActttccccacccccgcccctctaGTGGCGGGCATCCTGAGGCCACCCAGCCCTTACCTTGGATAGAGCCAGGTACGGAAAGTGGTCCATGGCCAGGGGTGTCTCAGGTCCCAGTTTGCCATTTATTTGCCCCTTTAGGATCCGAGTGGCTGTCACTGTGGGCACTCCCATCCCTAAAGGAGCACACCTTGTCAGGGTTGGTTTGTGGCCACTGGCAGGTTGGGGTGCCAGGGCTACAGGGGCCACAGGCATGGCCAGCCTTGTGCACTCACCATCCCCCAAGAAGAGAATGAGGTTCTTAGCAGCTGTCTGGATGGGCTGCAGCTTCTTCGCAGTGTCCAGGGCCTGCGCCGCCTGGCGGTTCCAGAAGGCTGGGTCCTCCTCCTCCACTGAccaaggggagaggggaggccaggtCAGTCCTGGGGGAGGACTCTATGTGTGGGGGGAAGCTGGGAGGTGCTTCCTTACCTGGGAAGGCGCCAAGGGCCAGCCGTGGCCTcaggcccagcagcagcagcagcagcagcacccagACCCCCTGCATGCCTGTGGGGTGGCGGGAGGGCGGCTTAGCTAGGACTCTGGGCAGGCTGGAACCCCAGGAGGGCCAGAACTTGGGTTCAAGCTGCAGTACAAGCCACCTGGGCTTTAGTCTGGGCAGGACTTTGTCCCTGGCTGTAAAAGGCTCCATGTCCCTCCCATTGCCCCAGGTGGCCACCCTGGCCCAGCCCCGCAGGTGATGTGAAGTCCCGCTGCCAGGAGGGAAGTGGCAGGGTGTGGCCAAGCAAGCCCAGGGGCATGGGGCCTCGAGAAGGCAGATCTGTCCAGCACAGCAGAATCCTAGCTGTCACCCCAAGGTTGGAGGGGCATTTGGGGCACATCCCCTTTTGGGGGAGGAGCGTTTGCCGTGTCCATCCCAACCCTTTGCTCACATAGTCTTGTGGGAGAACCGTCACTCCTACCTTTGCCTCATGTGTTCAGTCTTCGAAAGTCCGCTTTGGGCAGGCTCCATGTGGGCGCTGAGGGAGCCTGAGCCAGGGGCCTGGGTCTGGCTTCCCAATGCTGCGAGACCCCGAGACATGGGAAAAGAGGCAATGTGGGATGGCCGGGCTTCTGACCAGCCTTGgcgggggcaggtggggaggatgTTGGGCTCAGAGCACACCTGGAGTCTGGACCTAGACTTCCTGGGCTGGGAAAAGGCTGGGACTTTTGTGGTGACAGAGCAGATCCCTGCCTGTGTGTCCAGTTACTGGAGCCAGGCCGGCCTCGTAAGGGCGCATGTGCATGCacgcacgtgcgtgtgtgtgtgtgtgggggggtgggtggcaggcaggggtggggcccaGCAAACTGAGGTTGATCTCTCCTCCCTTGGACAGGCAGTTGGAACCCAGGGGTGAGTCTTTTCTCTCCAGGGCCCACACATACCCACAGGTGTAGCTTCTGTTAGGGAGTTAAGAGGTTTCAGTAGCTAGGCTGGGTTCAAAAGCCTTCCTCCAATCCCTCCATCGCATCTTCTAGGCGTCTAtccaaaaaaattcaaagcaaggTCTGGAAGAGATATTTGTACCCTCATGTTCATGGTAGCACTGTTCACAGGATCCATAAGGGGCaggcaacccaaatgtccatcaccagGTGAATGTATAACGAAGATATGATGTAATGGAACCAAGATCCatgtgatggaatgttctgtagcCTTAAAAAGGGAGGGAATCCTGTCACGTGCTACaccatggatgaaccctgaggacatgatgctaagggaaataagccagtcacagaagaacAAAGGCTGGGGGACTCTCCTTAAACTAGGTATCTGAAGCTGTCCCATGCCCAGGACTAGCTGCCAGGGGCTAGGAAGAGTTGGGGCCCAGAAGGCCCCTTTGGAGGAGGGTATTCggtggggacagagtttcagttttgaagCTGGAAATGTTCCGGAGAGCTGCTGTACAACAGTGTGAATATGCTTCCCTGTACCAAACCAAACACAAAATGGTTAAGACGGTAACTTTTATGTTGTGCTTAAAAGATTCAGAGAAGAAAAGccttcctccccactctgcccACACCAACAGACGATGTGGCTCTGGTTTGCACTCTGGCCTCCCGGCCACCTGAGCCACGTGTTTGGTCCCCAAAACCAGGTGACTGCCCTGGCCCCTCAGcgtctccctgccctgccccgctCTGCTCAGGCAGACCTGCCCTTCCACCAGCTCGCCAACCACACTGACCCGGCTGTCCTCCAAATCTGGGGAGAGATAGATATCCTTCTCGGCCTCTGACTTGTCCCTAGACCCTACTGTCCCCTGTATTATCTTGCTGTGTTAGGAGAAATTCTTGGCTAAAGGTCAGGGGAGACTAACTTCTGGGCAggttcttaattaattaattggttCTTTCTACCAGGCAGTAGGTGAAAGGTTGCTCCAAGATAAGTCTTCCTTCCAGTAAGTTCCCCATATCCTTGttcaataggatttttttttttttttttttttttttttttttttttttttagagggggagggagatagagcaagagagcTTCTTGTGCaagtggagggggagaggcagagagagaatcttaagtgggctccaccCCCAGGGCCAAGCTCCACTGGTTGGCGGGGGGCAGTGCTCtatttcacaactctgagatcatgacctgagccgaaactaagagatgcttaaccgactgagccaccctggcgccctctCCTATACCTTTTTTAACTGGAATTTTTGACATAAGTTAGAGACTCACAcgcaatttaagaaataatacagagatccCCTCCCTGTAGGCTGCCCAATTTCCCCCAATGGTACAAGCCATAGATTTTCAGCAATTCGGATATGTTCCCGTTCACATGTACTCATTCCCCTGGGTATGTAGGTTCTACACTCTCTCACGTGCGTGGGTTCACAAACACCGCTGCTAGTGAGATGCCGAACAGCTCCAACCCCACAGACTGGAACAGACCGCTTTTTAACCGCGCCCCCCTCCCTGCCACACCCCTGCTCTGTCTCTAGGCCCTTTCCTGCATTTCTAAAATGTCATTTCAAGTaaattacataaatggaatcctgcagtctttgggggttgagttgtttttttttttttttttttcaactcagcAAAATTTCCTGGAAATTCATCCCAACATATTCATTCAGACTTTTTTTTGGGGCGGGGGGCATGTGGTTTCATTTCTCCAGAGTACATGCCAGGAATGTGGCTGCTGGCGCTCCTCACAGTGACACAAAGTAGTCAGCAGTTGTGATCAGCCTTGGTTTCTTGTGAATTTTGTTGTGTGCCTGAGTGGGACTGGGGGCCaaggcccccccgccccccgcctccgTCACTGGCAGTCAACAAAGTCTGTTTGTTCACATTCAACACAGCTGCATGGGGCCACGGTGGGGGGGTACTCTGCCCCGAGCCAGTCAGGCCCTGGTGGGCTTAAGTCACCTGTGATGACATGGGTTGTAGTCCTTCCTCTGGGGCCTGGGATTACAAGTCAGCAGGCAGCAAGTGTGTCCTGGTGTGGAGTGAGAGATAATGCCTCTGGGTAACTGTCATCCCAGGTCAGGGGACGCCTGGCCCTGTGATGCCCTGCTCTGTGATGCCCGCGGTCTGCTTGGCCTGGTCTCACTGCTCCCTGGGGAGGAAGGGCCATGGAGGGGAAAAGTTTGCTGAGACAGGTTCTGGAGCTCAGAACGTAGTACATCTAAGGCCTGAGTTCAAGCGCACAGTGGGATACACCTGGTAACTCCAGGGGTTACACTGTGCCAAGTCGCTTGGGAATTTCCTCATGCTGGGAATTTTGACCTGTGTGAAATAAGCATCAGCTCTGTGTTTGGGGTCTGAGAGGGTTTGCAAAGCCCAAAGACAGGCCCCGGAAGGCAACTGTTAATAACAGGAGCCCATTACACCAGCCTTGGCAACTGAGGTTTGGGAGGGGGCATGGGCCTCTGATGCTCACAGGCCCCTTGCAGCAGCCCTCACCAAACTGACCGCTAGAGGGCTCAGTGAGGGTCCTGGAGGCAAAAACCAGAAGCTGGGCAGCTACGTGGTTTAAAGGGGACAATTTTATACAGTGAAAGTCTCCTGAGCACCCACCATATGTAAATCATGCTGGAGGACTAGCTGAGTCCATCAGACCCAACCAGTGAGGGGCTTCCTGTctagaagggggggggggtgatacATAAACTGAATTCTGTTCCTGGACACTGTCCCAGGGAAAGAATGGGGGTTCCCCTGAGCAGAGTCAGACCCTCTTGGAGAGGAGCAGGAAGtattggcagggggagggggtggtggatTTGGGCAGGACAGAAGCCTGTGTGTAATGCCCATTGACAGATTGGGGCTGGGCTGTGCCTGGGAGCGGGTGCAGCTGGAGGGACACATGAAGAGGAGGTGcttgtggggtggggagtgggaagcCTAGGCAGGGGCGGGTGAGGAGTCACTGGCAGAGGAAAGATGACGAACACAGTGGAGGAAGGATGTTGGCACATCATGTGACTTTCTGTACTTTGGCCTGAGGGATCCGCCCTCTCCTTGGTGCCTGCCCTCCCTGCTGGCTCCCTCCCTGCAATGCCCCTCACAACAGCCACACTCCAAATCCCTCTTCTGTGACAGTCATTGTCTGCCAGCCCCTCTCCAGTCTGCCTCCCCCAGCTCTGGCTTCTCCTACTGGATGGTTTCTTCACAGAGGGTGGTAACAAAAAGGTGTTCAACGGATGCAGAATTAATCACATTACAGACCCCCAGGTTGCCAAAGACCAAAAAGCATGCTGGGGCCTGGGCTCTCTCTCCATCACTTATAATGAATGGTCCTTTGGTACTTAACCTCTCCCAAGCctcgatttcctcatctgtgaaatgggaaaaagaatagTAACGACATCCCAGGGCTGTGAGCACAGGGCTGTGAGACAGACGCAGttctggagggggagggaaaactTCTGAATAAAGGCAGATCTTGAacataaaattaactgaaaaaaataataaaaattaaaagtagagagTGTTTGAAAGCCAGTCGGTCGAATGTCAGACAGAGTGGCTTTTTCCTAGAAAGCAAGTATTTGTAATTAAGGTCTGTGTGGGCAAGGCCTCCTTCTGGGCCATTCCACCTACCTGTGTGGCAGGAACATCTAGGCACTGCCCCTCCACAGGGGAACTTGGGTCATACATATTCAGGGAGTGCAGAAATGGGGACCATCCACCAGCAGGGCGAGAAACACCACCATACCCCTCCCCCATTTAGTTCCTAGGGGCTCAGCCTGTCCCAGGTGGGGGTGCAGGAATGGGCTGGCATTGTGGGCAGAGGCCCAGCCTCCCCACTCTGCCTAGTGGGAGCTGCCACAGGGCCAAGCTGTTGCTGGAGCCATGGCTCAAGGTCATTCTCCTTTGGGTCATGCGGGAATGATACCTCCAAGGCTGACAGGGGCTTTGGTCACGGATGTACAATGTGAGGGAACGAAAGCTTACTCCCGGAACTGCATTCAGTACTTTAGCTCTGATTTTTCTATCCTAAGAACCAGGAGGACTGTCTTATTTCAACAGCAGCTTGGTTTGAAAATCTATGAAGGTGAAAATCTCCTCAAGGAGACATTTTGCTTCACGTTCTGTCTTGCGCTTCCATTTCTGTAACTTCTTCAATATTTGGCTCAACGCTTTCCAGAACTGAGCAATGAACAATTTATGAACATTAAAGAACACAACACAATTCATGAAACTGTTTGAGTAAAACAACTTTAagtaaaacaaattattaaaatgggaCTTGCCCCCTCTAAAAttgcttttatatattaaaaaaaaaaaagcaccaccAAATGATAAAAACTCATAAAGAGAGAAGGTTCAAAAAGATGATCTTGCAGGAAAGTTTTGAATATGTCGCCTGACTCACTTATGTGCAAATTCAAACTCATCATTCCAAGTACTTCATGTACTCTTTCCCCAACCCCCATCTCCAGAATCGTCTTTATTGTTGTGAAAGGcagctttctccttctcttcgtCAGGGCTAGCCTCTTTCATCTGCTTCAATATCCCTCTCACCTTCATTGACCCTGAAATCTGTGACTGTGTTCATGAACTGGGACTCTGTAGTCAGTGCTCAGTGGGGGCCTGAAGTTCAGCTCTCGTGCAGAGTCACATTGCATGGGGAGGCCCATAGCCTTACCTGTGGTTctgtccccccttctccccaccgcTCCAGCTGCCTTGGCTCAGATGGGGAGCCAGCACAGGCCCTAGGGGCTCCACTGAGACAACCAGTGGGGCCTGTCCCCACTCAGACTGCCACCTGAGTCTCTAAGTAAAAGGCCTTAGGCAGCATTGGAACTCACTGGGAATATGAGGCCACCTGTCAGCAGGAATTTTATCTTACTTACTGGAATGATGGACTGTTTACTATCCCTGTTGCTGAATGTACAAAAAGCCTTTTAAACCAACTGTAGATCCATTCCtgctaagaaaaaagattttagcggtggtgtgggggggggggagttgtttgggtttttattCTTATCC
Above is a genomic segment from Mustela lutreola isolate mMusLut2 chromosome 3, mMusLut2.pri, whole genome shotgun sequence containing:
- the LOC131827331 gene encoding intestinal-type alkaline phosphatase-like, whose translation is MQGVWVLLLLLLLGLRPRLALGAFPVEEEDPAFWNRQAAQALDTAKKLQPIQTAAKNLILFLGDGMGVPTVTATRILKGQINGKLGPETPLAMDHFPYLALSKTYNVDRQVPDSAGTATAYLCGVKANYQTIGVSAAARLNQCKTTRGNEVTSVMKRAKKAGKSVGVVTTTRVQHASPAGTYAHVVNRNWYSDSDMPTKALEEGCQDIAQQLISNVDIDVILGGGRKYMFPKGTPDPEYPSDTRQNGVRLDGRNLVQEWLAKYQGARYVWNRSALMEASQDPSVTHLMGLFEPGDTKYDIYRNTTQDPSLMEMTEVAVRLLSRNPRGFYLFVEGGRIDHGHHDGTAYLALTEAVMFDSAIDKASQITSEQDTLTLVTADHSHVFSFGGYTLRGSSIFGLAPSIALDNKTYTSILYGNGPGGLYALTGTPRPNVKDSQSRDPTYKQQAVAPLASETHGGEDVAVFARGPQAHLVHGVQEQSFVAHVMAFAACLEPYTDCGLPPSASPNDAAPPGPAGAPLSLPLLAGALLLGLLAGATP